Within the Arachis duranensis cultivar V14167 chromosome 10, aradu.V14167.gnm2.J7QH, whole genome shotgun sequence genome, the region AAGGTATGTTATCATCATGTATGCTTGCATCTGTCATCAACTTGCTGCATTGTTCACATGACTCTTAATTAAAAtaaggtaattttttattttatcttgatATTGTAAGCTTATTAGAATAATTTCAGGCTGTAGCAGCTTCCTAGTGATTGTTTTTGAAGCTCCAATTTAGAATTGCTCAAATCTTAGAATTGTTGTGATCTTACAATTCCTTTTCTTTTACATTTATTCCTTTGTTTAATTTCATAGATACCCGGCTAATATTACTCTTCTCCGTGGAAACCATGAAAGTAGACAACTTACACAGGTAAGCTTTGCTATTGTTCCTGAAATATATCATTCTCGATTTATAGGATTCTATTTGAAGTAAACAGCTTATTCAAAAAGGTTATGTTGAAGATTTATACTCACTGTGAATGTTGCATGTGCCGATTCAAAGCTTAAAAAGCATCTTTGGCACGACTTTATCTGCATGACTTCATAGCCTGTAACCAGAAATATGGCATGAATAATTGTATACTTAGATTTTATGTGAGTAGTCTGTAGTCTGTACAAAAGATGAAAGCTGTAAAACATTTCTTTGCTGAGTCATTTTAGCACGTGGTTTCTAAACTTCAGATTCCGTTTATGATTTGATATATGCATTACGTCATTGCATGTCACCTTAGTCTGCCAGTTTTGGTATTGTTGAGACAGGATTAGTTTCTTATGCCAATTAACACCAAGATTTAAGGAAGAACTTGGATTAAAACCTTTGCAGTTTAGATCTGCCCTCACTGAACTTGATTAGCATGAACTAGGTAATCTCAAAAAGTCTACTAGCTAGGAGTTTTCTTAAACAGTAAATTGATCTTATAGTAAAATGTGGTTTTGAATGTAGTAGGGAATGGGGATCTTTTTTCAGAATATGTATGTATTCCTTTGAGTAAAAGGAAGATAATTATGGCTGGGAAAAGAACGATACAAGAAGGGGGAATAAGACATCCtgctaacaaaataaaataagtcaAGGTAGTCAAAGGCGAAAGGCGCAAGTGTCTCAAAATGACTTGAGGTGAAAAGCACCAAAAGGCACACACCTCATTAAACAAAGCCGTTAGAAAGCAATGGAGCATGGATGTGTTGCCCTTCTTAGACTGCACTTGTGTTCAACCTCAAATTGGGGTGGTGCCACTATGATCACCCTACAACTACATCATGCTTGCTAGATCACCTAGGGGAGGGCCAAACATTGTGCACCGTGTTGCCATTGCAACCAGTGAAGTCTTAACTTCATTACCTCCCTATATAAGGCTGTCAGGTCATTACCAATGCGCCACGGGTAGACTACCATTTTCATGAAGAGACATACTAGCAACACGCTTCATTGAACCTAGTGTGCCTCAACATGTTAGAGGCACAGAACTGTTTCTTGACTTGCCTCTAGTGCCAAAGCACACCTTTGACTACATTGAAATAAGTAACAAAGACCAGTGAAGCATAGCTTTCCAATCTCTCAAGCCAAACTTCTAATTGTATCCTGTGAAACTtgttttttctcaaaatctgacATTGAAAGTGCATAAATTGCACTCCAACTATATATACTGCATGTTGGGGTTATAGGCTATATGTTATCCTAAACTGAACTGCATGTGATCTCATGgtttctatttatatttatttattttttattatgataaattataTCTGAGAAGGTAGTGGGCCTAAGGCTCCATTTGGATATTGTCCTGAGACATAAATACTGAGACGGAGATGGTGACATTAGGGATAGAGACATACAAAATTGTCTTTATATCTTGTTTGGTAAAAATAAAGACCAAAACATTTAAAAGTCATTTTTGTTCCCATCTCCTTACCATCCATACCAAACTACCATCTACCTTCTTCCAACACCATTCTTGACTTATAAAAGTTTCCGTCTCTCTATGACTATCCATTGTTGTGTCCCCCATTTTGGGGTGGACAAAAATCGGTAAATATGTCTCTGGGATAGAATCTTTTTTCTGTCTCTGTCCTTGTCTTTCTTTCCAAACATCTTTCTGTCCTTTTGTTTCCGTCTCGTGATGGAAAACAAACTGAGCCTGATAAAGTATTTGTCTGAATTTCATTGTCTGTAAAACGTAAAATAGTTCATTTGAACCTTTAGCTTCATTTACTAGGAAATTGCTCAGTTCTATTCTACTTTCATGAAGTGTAAAATCGATCTATTCTTAAACCTTTCACCTGTATTATAGTCATTAACTAAGTTTGAGTTTAGTAAGCGATGACCCTTCATGGTTTATGTAGCATGTGGTATATATAATTGTTCAGTGCTTTTTTGAAGACTCGTGTTATGCAACACCTCAAAATAGACGACTATTTCATCCCATTTTTCTTCTGGCTGGCAAATAATTCCTCAATCACAGGGATATACAGATTGGGCAGTAATAATGTTTAAAAATGTGGGTTGCTGATGTTAGGGATGAGAAGTGTACAGAAGAGAAACATTGGATATGTTGTTGCAGTCGTGATGACTGATGAATACAAAACTGTGATGCATTCTATAGTTTGATGTACCTCAGGATCCATAGATGCATTACATTggtaattatgataaaattaaaagattttgttatGTTGGAATTAGGAgttgattgatgattttatgATTCCGCAGTGTAGAGACtgagttaaaacttaaaatttatatttttgccaTTTGTTCTTTTTATAGTAAGAGatgtcaaaattttttgaatttcttttggtTGATCCCATAGGTAATGCTAAGATTAAGATTTGAAAGGAAAAATTTACAATTTATCATAccaattattatttcttttcattttattttgttttgatttactgTCTTTTCCAGGTCTATGGATTTTATGATGAATGCCAGAGAAAGTATGGAAATGCTAATGCTTGGCGGTATTGTACAGACGTTTTTGACTATCTAACACTTTCTGCAATTATAGATGGAACCGTAAATCTCTCTTCTTCCATCCCTCTGCTTCTATTTGTGTATAGTGGTATACAAGCctttaatattttgatattccAATCTGTTTGAAAAAAACCCCTCTTATGCATGCTTCGGTTGACACAGGTGCTTTGTGTTCATGGAGGACTTTCTCCAGACATTCGAACAATTGATCAGGTTGTGTATCTCCCTTCTCAACTATTGATCATACAAAAATATGGTCTAAGTTTAAGACTACGCTTAGGTTTGGATGATCCTTCTTAGGTTTGGATgatccttttttgttttttgaaaaagcTTCTGGTATAAACCGCAGATAGAACTTTTTCTTCTAAATCTTTTGTTGTTTAATAGGTCTGggaaatccaaaagatatgtATGTCAACTTGAATAAGCACTTCACTAGATGTAAAAATACATCTTGTcaagtaaatattttaaaaattttcacgCTACAATTTTCTATGCCCATCCTTgtcttttttgttgttgataCATCATATGTACAAGCgtgttatgtatatatgtgtgtgtgtgtgtcttTGTTTACACAAAAATTTGCACAAAATATCACTATTTGCTTGTCCTTAGATTCCTATCTTTTCAGTAGCAGATTAATATGTGATCAGTGTTTGTTTGACTTCAGAAAGCTTTCGGTTGTTTCGTTTTGATGTACTTGTCTGTTTTAATTTCTAACACTACCCAAATTTAGTCTTGTGTCCACAGAAATATCTAATCTGTAAGTTGTCACTGGGATTTGGTTTATTCACTCTTATCTGTAAATGGTGCAGAGTTGTGATGTTtgtgtaaatttttttcaagagaaTAAGTGAATAACAAAGTTTATTGGTTTGAAGATAATGATGCACATTTTCTATGGCAGATAAGAGTCATTGAGAGGAACTGTGAAATTCCTCATGAGGGACCATTTTGTGATCTAATGTGGAGTGATCCTGAAGACATTGAAACATGGGCGGTTAGTCCTCGTGGAGCAGGTTGGCTATTTGGTTCCAGAGTCACTTCTGaggtaatataattttattattaaatgctCTTTACTTGTAGAGCTGAACATAAGTGCTAATTTACATAAGCATTGTGTTTATGCAGTTCAATCACATAAACAATCTTGATCTAGTTTGCCGAGCACACCAACTTGTTCAAGAAGGACTTAAGTATATGTTCCAAGATAAAGGTCTTGTAACTGTAAGTGTAGattgtatttttgtatttttatttatgaaaactttgaatgttatttcaattttaattactgTACATTTTAAGGTGGTTTAGGACCAATTGACTGGTAAAAGTTTTATTTTGAGAAAAGGACTCACGTTGATGGTTAAAGTGATAAGGAAGCCTGAGCTCAGTGGTTGAGGCCTTGAGGGGATTCTGAAATAGTGAAATGTCAAGGGTTGACACTTTTGGAAAAGTAATTCTGGGAAAGGCGTCCTCAAATCTCAATAAATTGGATGTGTATTAGTCTCACATGAAAAGGCTATGCCTAAACATTGCACGATCCAAAAGAAATGTGGAAGACTAGAGAAAACGTGATGGGAAAtattaaaatgttttttttttccctatAAATGCTTACTTACACTAGATTTTTGATAGAGGTTGATGGTTGATGGTGAAATTTGTCAATTAATCCATTTAGCCAATGCAGTTATTGTGGTATTAACCTTGACTGTTATTGTAgtctttcaaaaattagaaactCAGTCTCTTGAAAATTATGTGGTCAATGgagtaattcttttattttttgcaggTATGGTCTGCACCTAATTATTGCTATCGTTGTGGAAATGTAGCTTCCATTCTTAGTTTCAATGAAAATATGGTGAGCTATCTCCAGTTTCTGTGTGGTGCTTTTGTTTTATCAATATGCATTTCTGTCAAAAGTTTTTATGAGTTATGATTTCTTTGATGCATCAAATTACATTCATTCTCCTACATCTTTTATatcaaagaaattgagagaCAACAGATACGTATTGTTGGAACTGGAAGACATTTACCTCCAAAATTTATATGTGAAtggtaaattaattttttgagtcATACCCCTTATTAATATACGTGAATCAACTTAAATAATAAGTGTCAATATAAAACATTGAAGATGGTAGTTGTTGGTAAAATATGTTGTCTCTACTCAGAAGTTTCAAAACAGTTCATAACgttttatgtttcaattttgtACCTAGCGATTTAAAAAAAGTTTCAACCTTACCCTTATTTTCCATGTGTTAAATTATcgaaaattgaatatttttgttccAATTTTCCCCCTTActcttcatcttttttcttcatcttcttaccTCCTTCAACAATAGTGTTGCCACCATAATTGGCCCCGCTGCCACCACAACTAAACCGTCATCATCTCTCCGCAGCCAATTCTACCCCTTTTCATCCTTATTGTCTCCTTCAACCTGCACCACCAGTGCCACAACCAAAACCAGCACCACCATCACCGTCACTGCCACTACCATTGTCAATATCTCCCTTCACAAAAACCACCGTCACCATCATCAACAAGCACAACAACAATTAAGCACGCATCATTTTTCGCTTCTGGGATTTTTTTTGGAGgttatgatgatgataatgaagatCAGGGAGGAGGAGGTGTTAGTTATGgaagatgatgatggtggtggtgatgacAATGATGGTGGATGTGGTGGCTGTGAGGAGGGGTGGTGGCAGCAGAGGTGTAGGttgtgatgatgatgacgagGATGAGGGAAGACGTGGTGTTGATGGTTATGGAAGATGGTGGATGAGAGGATCGGTGATGATGGGATGAAGAGGGGTaacattgaaaagaaaaaagcattTTGACCCGCAGTTGATtgtaaaaaagaatttaatgcAAGGGTAAGATTGAAACTTTCTGAAAATGTTAGttataaaattgaaacaaataatACTTTAGGACTAGTATTGAAACTTcttaaataatgaaaatagtTCTCTTGTGGCTGCGCGTGAAATTTTTCAGTGTTTTAACATTTGATATATTCAGACAGCAAAGAAACAGATGAATGTGATCCAATGTATGTGCTTTGATGAAATAAGTGATCTTGTAACTTGTTTTTCATGGTTGCGGTCATTCTTAGTTGCGAGCATATGGTTTATTTTTAACAGGAGAGAGAAGTTAAATTTTTCACTGAAACAGAGGAGAACAACCAGATGAGAGGTCCCAGGACAGGCGTTCCATATTTCTTGTAACTTGTCAACTTCTTGCTGgaatttattgtaaaattatataGTAAATCGTTTACTCTTATGATTGGACATTGATAGTCATGTATCATGGAGATTGAAAtgcatttcttttttattgcaAAGGTGGATCATATTTTTGGCATAAAACTTCCCGATTCCTATGCGGTatatatgttttcaattttctaTATGGAACACTCAACCTGGGTAGCAATGGATAGGGTAGAGTTAGGGTTAAATTTTACTGTAACTTTATTTGTGGGTTTAAACTCTGCAATCCAAATTCTTCTTGCAGTttaagtgtgtgtttggattacagtttgCAAACGGGAGtttgaataaaattgattttgcaaacttgattttgatgaaaagtaagtttgtgttaagtgatttatgtttggcaatatttatatcaaaatggattatagtaaaataaatgttgtttggattacattattcaaaatcacttttagatacaaaattactaaaatagacatcaacttaaataatttttgtatattattttaatttagatattatttGAATGCAAAATCACTTCTGCGTTCATGATCCAAAAATTTGCCAAACCAAAAATTACAGCTTTCAAGATATCTAAACgtactttttttctttgaacGTGGTTGCCAAACACAcacaatatattatattaaaaaaaataaaaataatacaaaaaaaattataattataaaagtgtataatatcaaataaataattaataaaaaaatagtaaataatagaaaaagatagttcatataaacaaaaataatataaataatacaatagtatgcataaaggataaaattggtaaaagataaataaagattgAGTATTGATGGCTAAAAGCCCGTTGGTGAAACGCAGAAGCTTAAAATTGTTGCTTCTTGAAAAACGTGGTTTTGAATGCAAAATCACTTCTGCGTTCATGATCCAAAAATTTGCCAAACCAAAAATTACAGCTTTCAAGATATCTAAACGTACTTTTTCTCTTTGAACGTGGTTGCCAAACACACCCTAAGTCTTTCAATCTAATTCTATTCGACTAGAttcgcaaaaaaaaaaaagacaaaaatataatatttagtctttttatattttataatattaaatattattgatgtatgataaataaaattaatagtttgaTGACATTAAGTATTTGTACAAGAGGTAAAAATTTGGGTTCAAATTATCACGTCTACATCATATGCTGTATATATACTTTTATGAACATTTACTTTGTATATGAAGGTGCGGACAGGGTTGTTTCTGTTTTGGCACTCGTATTTGACTTTCTTTTCTGGTTAGGTTGCCAATTCGCTCTGACTGGGTTGGAGCGTGTTGGATATCTGCAAATGAGAGTTGTGTTGCAATCCCTACTCTCACTAGATAGTTCCAAGACATTTGGTCCCCATCTCATGTATTCAAGGATAGTTCTTTgaaattttacaattttttcaTTTCTAAGTGTGTGACCGTTTGATCAATATCCCACACGCATTAATATTGTTTATGCACGTTTGTGAAAATTTTCCCATACCAATACGATTTAGAATTGTAAAATTTTCTTGTCGTTGGACAAAGggtatttttctttgattcaaTTCAATGTTTTCTCCTGAATCCTGAATTCctgattatatttattttagtaagaatatgtttgacttaaaaaatattcCATCTTGTTTTACTTGTCTCTTCCAAGATGACATGGCTTATTTGGTGTTGGctaataatatttcttttatgacttcatttatttttcaaaagattctAAGTTTATCTAATATTTATTAATGCTTGATAATGTTTTGTTCTAAACAATTATAATTAAACTTATTTCCAAAATGTATGTAATATACAATTTTTTGTATCAATCCTGCACATTTTCGCGGgttttagaaataaattttataacattGTTCAAGTAATTTCTTATGCAGGCCACACGCTGGTACATAATTATAATAACTGGTGGATTAATAAAGAAGAGTGAAATGTACAAAAAGTGAGTAAGATGCTGCATTGCTTGGAGAGCAAGAATGAACAACTCAATAGAGCTACTTCCTCTCGAGTATCATCCTGAATTTGAGATTAACATAGTGGTGCCCAGCACCTAAAAGCACAAAATATAACTTGAGGATTAAATGAAGCAGCATAGACATATTTTGCTTTAAGCTTATTGTATCCTCCTCCAAATAGATAGaaataaatatatagttttatGTGAAAGGTTTTCTTCAAGACTCCACAAGACGATCCATGATCATTTTTACAACTCTAGGAGCATCAACAGTCACAGCTACCTTTACTGTGGGCTTATTGGACCATTCAGTGATTTCACCAAACCTGAATTATTTGAGACATACAAGTGAATAggcatatatttttaaatgaatCATATGCTACTACGGAAGTTGTGTAACCTTCAAATTCATCAATCATTCTGAAAAGTATACAAGTAACTACATAATCCCATAATACATGGCTAACCAATAATAAACTGTTATTTAGAATATCCAATAATTATGTGCATTTATTTCATCCAAGCCTATATAAATCACACTTCAGTTCCCTCCTTTGTTCTTTCCTAGCATAAACAATTCGATGGAGTCCTCAATAAATCTATGTTCTACACCATTTAAATAAGAGACAACAGAGTATCAATTTAAGACGCATCCATGTCCCAGGTTCCCCTTACCTTTCTTTATCTTTAATAGCATTTCTTTTCTTAGTAAGAGCATAAATAAAACTacattaaatacaataaatcaGAGGAATGAAAAAGTCAAAATAATGTCATAGTCCGTACTCCATATAATATCCTCACTGCCTGAATATAACAGGCTGTCTAGTTGAAAATGTGTACTATAATATCTGTGCCCAAGATTCAGAAAACGGATACTATAGTTGCAGTTTTCAAGATTTCATCCTCTAACATGCAAGATGATTATTAGGTCTCCGTAACATTAGCTAGTAACTAGAAGAGTATGGCATTCTTATGTCTAATACAGTCCAAACTCTTACCAAATCTTACTCTTTGCATTTCTGGAAAAAAGTTTACTCTATATCAAGGAAATTCATATATACTAGATTAAactgcaaaaataaaaaaaaaccccACGTGCACAAGCACCATTCCTAAAAGATGTAATGTAGACATTCTAACCTAATAAATgcatcaatgactaattatACAACTTAACCTCGTGACCTTAAGGTCATACAAAGATAACTCAACCATTGCTCCAAGACTTCTCTTTTATCAAACTGCAAATAAATGAAGATAAATTTCAAGCCAGCATAACAATACCTTTTCTGTTTGTTGTACAGTATTGTAAGACCCCGTGTAATGCCACTGGTTTGAACTCTAACACTACCCTCCATGCAGGTTACAAGAGTAGGATCAACAGCTGCAAGAAATGCTGTGGGGTCATGAAGGTAAACCCCTGCACAGAAAATAATTGCAGTTAGTATTTCAGATTATTAGGTCTCTCCCAATTCTTGAATGCACTTTGAAGACAGACCGTCGGTGTTGTAGGCCTCATGATGATACGAGAAATACAGATCGAGGATTTTGGTCAAGTACTGAGCGAATTTTCCATTTGAACTTGCCAACTTTTCTCGATCAGAACCTAGTCATCAAGTTTAGAGCATGAGATTAGGCCAGAACGGATGAGAAAGAAGATAAATGATGTGTGCCATAATTAATAGCAGCTAAAAGCCATGCAGTTTTATGAAATTAGAATAGTGTTATTTAAGTTTTAGCAGTTTTGTGAACTCTGACTCCTCCAATCTAAGTACTAGTATCTTTCCCTGCCAATGCAATACATCTCTAACCTTGTATGCATTGATGAAAAATGGGAGTGGGAATGGGGCAACAGAAGGCTCAAGTGGAATTTCACAAAAGAATGGGAGGGTGAAAGAGAAGTATCACCCTTTACTTTTGTTAGTTTGTACTTTATGTACGCTTGTATCTTATATTTTACCCCATTGTTGTTCCGTGAGCATACTGATACAGAACCATGTAACCATTCAAATTCCAAGTTTCTTCAAATCCTCTCCCAACTCTGGGTTCAGTTCTAATCAAATACAACACAAAATATCTGTCTAACCTtaatacttataaaattaagCATACTACAGAACAAGATATGAGAAATAAATGTCAAAGACAGATTCATTGTAACATACCAATGCGATGCTTCATTGAAATAATTGAAATATTTAGTAACAAAGCAGTAACTTTTCATTGATCAAAGAAAGTCTTGAATATTAGTCCAGTTGGGTAGACCTCTGAGTTCAGTTGAACTGAAACCTCTGTTATAGAAAACTCACCAACTAAAATCTAAAGAATTCAACTAGGAAATCAACTATTTTTCAGCCAATATTAGACAGTTTTTCTAAAATTACCCTTTTATTatcaattctaaattctaaatcctaaactcTATACTTTCCAAAAAGAGAAAGTTAagaaagtaattttataataaaaaacttgcctaattttaactaattaaaagttGATTCTCTGTACTTACttttatctaaaatataaatgttaaaatagGTTTAGCACCTCCTCATGCTAGATATGATTTGAGAAAGTATAAGAAAATAAAGTTGTATCCTACTAACAACCATAGCTTCTGGTCTAGTGGTAAACACTTGACCCAACAAGAAAATTTTCCATAAAGATAGGACCAATGAATTAatggttaaaaattttaagaaaaaattgagTGAAGAAAACTTTGACAGAGCGTGTACCAGTCAATACAACTTGGTGGGTAACATTTATCCCCACTGTTAGTATATCCGCTCCACTTGTGAACACAACATCTGCAGCATCTGGATCACCAAATATCTGGAATCAAACCCAACTAAAAGAGTGAGACAAGGAGAGAAATGACCCGTACACAGatgtagttatttatttatttcattacaACACACATTGGCTTCCGCGGCTGGATTCACATTGCCATTTACTGCAAAAGCACCACCGAGTATAACAATCTGCCCAATGTTCTTGGCAAAATCTGGATCAAGCTGTATGGCCTACAAAAGAAGAATCTAGTCAAGAAATGAGGTATTGTACGGCATGATATGGTCTCTGAAGAGCAACATGGAAATGCCAGCCAAATCGAAAATTGTCCATTTATAATCAAACCAAAGCAATGTTAGTAAGTGGGCCCAGGGCCACCACAGTGACTTCGCCAGGGTCAAGTTTTGCTTGTTGAACCAAAAAAGCAGCAGCTGAATCTTCGATGGGCTTCCCTTCTGGCGGAGGAAAATTTTGGTTGCCAAGTCCATCAGCACCGTGGACAAAATCTGCAACGCGAAGTTTTGTTCCTTTCTGTAAGAAAAAAACACAAGAGTCATAACAATTGATATCAACATTAAAGCCATGCTGAGTAGTGATGAGTGAGAGTTGTTACAGTTAATGTGACATGAGATCCTTCAGCAACCGGTATATCAGTTCTCCCTGCAACCTCCAACTGCACATGCAATGGAACGCAAAGCACAAGTCCTTCACAATAACATACATAGAAAATGGAACTGGTGCTGACAAGAAATATCCCAGTAAATTTACCAGATGCAAGGCGTTTCTGGTTGCCAGGGTGGTGTAAACGTTTCCATAAATGGTTGTAAGTCCAATTACTTGCACCTCCGGTGATCGTAGGGCAAGAAATATTGCCATAGCATCATCTACAAGAAAAACCAATCTAAATTTCTCAGCCaaacaaaggaattagaaaTCCTCTATTCGGACACAAATTGATGGTTTTATTGGCGATCCATATTCAAAATGATCTGTTTGCTTTTTATTGTTTGATTTGGGGGCACTAGGGATCAGCAAAGAAGCATTTCGAATTATGATGGAAAGCTTGAAATCTTATTCTTACCGATGCCAGGATCAGTATCAATTATGATCTTCTTTGGTTCGGCCGCCATCTAATGTTATGAGTTATGAGTTATGAGTTATGAGTTATGACTGATCAATCCTCTGTTCTTTCCAACCAAACCAGATGGATAAGTTCAGTTAAGTTCCGGCGTGTGAATTTTGACTATTTTACTATTTAAATACTTTTCTTCTCTtagctttttttttaaactagaAAATTTAATAGATAATTCATTGttaattgttttttaaaaaaaattacatttttaaaaatttatatattactttcttaaaattttttttttattagaagtaCTTTTTGTGAAATTGTGGAATCAGTTTCATTCGTTTTGTGatatacaataataattatCTGTGAGAACAGAAACTAtcacatttaaaaataaaaattatctacTATATTTATCCAAGACAAGTATGCTTTgtacaaattaattaataaacatgtcttaaattaaaaaagaaacgTGTATTGGAATCAGAATAAATGTGAATATATTCTACTAAa harbors:
- the LOC107471896 gene encoding phytochrome-associated serine/threonine-protein phosphatase, which produces MDLDQWISKVKDGQHLLEDELQLLCEYVKEILIEESNVQPVNSPVTVCGDIHGQFHDLMKLFQTGGHVPETNYIFMGDFVDRGYNSLEVFTILLLLKARYPANITLLRGNHESRQLTQVYGFYDECQRKYGNANAWRYCTDVFDYLTLSAIIDGTVLCVHGGLSPDIRTIDQIRVIERNCEIPHEGPFCDLMWSDPEDIETWAVSPRGAGWLFGSRVTSEFNHINNLDLVCRAHQLVQEGLKYMFQDKGLVTVWSAPNYCYRCGNVASILSFNENMEREVKFFTETEENNQMRGPRTGVPYFL
- the LOC107471916 gene encoding probable uridine nucleosidase 2: MAAEPKKIIIDTDPGIDDAMAIFLALRSPEVQVIGLTTIYGNVYTTLATRNALHLLEVAGRTDIPVAEGSHVTLTKGTKLRVADFVHGADGLGNQNFPPPEGKPIEDSAAAFLVQQAKLDPGEVTVVALGPLTNIALAIQLDPDFAKNIGQIVILGGAFAVNGNVNPAAEANIFGDPDAADVVFTSGADILTVGINVTHQVVLTGSDREKLASSNGKFAQYLTKILDLYFSYHHEAYNTDGVYLHDPTAFLAAVDPTLVTCMEGSVRVQTSGITRGLTILYNKQKRFGEITEWSNKPTVKVAVTVDAPRVVKMIMDRLVES